The following coding sequences are from one Panicum hallii strain FIL2 chromosome 5, PHallii_v3.1, whole genome shotgun sequence window:
- the LOC112891588 gene encoding protein ALP1-like yields the protein MSADYIKPRDPGFTTVHPRVQAPQFSPHFDNCIGAIHGTHIRVVVPASKVLQHTGRHGYSSQNVLAICDFDMRFTFVVAGWPGSVHDMRVFNDAIQKYGDKFPHPPQGKFYLVASGYPNREGYLAPYKGTKYHLPEFRQGPRPRGKKELFNFCHSSLRNVIERSFGVLKMKWRILLHLPSFPMVKQTKIIIACMALHNFIRESAIADADFERCDNDEDYMPMASVSLSQQNGDEEQDMNDFRDSIANALFNMRG from the exons ATGTCAGCTGATTACATTAAACCACGAGATCCAGGATTTACAACGGTTCATCCTAGAGTTCAAGCTCCTCAGTTTTCACCTCATTTTGATAACTGCATTGGAGCCATACATGGAACACATATACGTGTTGTTGTGCCGGCGTCAAAGGTGCTCCAACATACAGGCCGTCACGGGTACTCAAGTCAAAATGTGCTAGCTATTTGCGACTTTGATATGCGGTTCACCTTTGTAGTTGCCGGTTGGCCAGGGTCTGTTCATGATATGAGAGTCTTCAATGATGCCATCCAAAAATATGGTGACAAGTTCCCGCATCCTCCTCAAG GAAAATTTTATCTTGTTGCCTCCGGATATCCTAATCGTGAAGGATATCTTGCACCATACAAAGGAACAAAATATCACCTACCGGAGTTTCGTCAAGGCCCAAGACCAAGAGGGAAAAAGGAGTTGTTTAACTTTTGTCATTCATCCTTGCGTAACGTCATCGAGCGCTCATTTGGTGTGTTGAAGATGAAATGGAGGATATTGTTGCACCTACCGTCGTTTCCAATGGTAAAGCAAACTAAAATAATAATTGCTTGCATGGCGCTACATAACTTCATAAGAGAAAGTGCCATAGCGGATGCGGACTTTGAAAGATGTGACAATGACGAGGATTATATGCCCATGGCGTCGGTTTCATTGTCTCAACAAAATGGTGACGAAGAACAAGACATGAATGATTTTCGTGATAGCATTGCTAATGCATTGTTTAACATGCGAGGATGA
- the LOC112895912 gene encoding uncharacterized protein LOC112895912 produces the protein MVIISESDKANLQVRVRRLLSKPIKFYNEMQELFRNSNADGSLAMDAANCMNDTQDEDNDLNDDICNDFSNYAQPQDDLGDDSDTLPSPTNEQTSFLSQTGDGSSSSSGMKRPRAEGKPAKRDVRPKSRLSKIGDTIATTLVTLQQELKKPAPAPPHMPNSDAILWQRLENMTLTTDQKLMVGTFLAHKDQKGMRGFLSGSAEMTFQSWVFKFLSDSGL, from the exons ATGGTAATTATCTCTGAATCAGACAAGGCAAATCTACAG GTTAGAGTAAGAAGGCTCCTTTCTAAGCCTATCAAATTCTATAATGAAATGCAAGAATTGTTCCGTAACAGCAATGCAGACGGTTCTCTTGCTATGGATGCCGCTAATTGCATGAATGACACACAAGATGAAGACAATGACTTGAATGATGACATATGCAATGACTTTTCAAATTATGCTCAACCTCAAGATGATCTAGGTGATGATTCTGACACTTTGCCTTCTCCTACAAATGAGCAAACTAGCTTTTTATCCCAAACTGGCGATGGTAGTTCATCTagctctggaatgaagcgtCCTAGAGCTGAGGGTAAACCAGCCAAGAGAGATGTGAGACCGAAAAGTCGGTTGTCAAAAATAGGGGATACGATTGCAACTACTTTGGTGACCCTTCAACAAGAACTCAAGAAGCCGGCACCGGCTCCACCACATATGCCTAATTCTGATGCTATCTTGTGGCAAAGGCTTGAAAATATGACATTAACTACCGATCAAAAGCTTATGGTGGGAACTTTTCTAGCACATAAGGATCAAAAGGGTATGCGTGGTTTTCTATCCGGTTCAGCTGAGATGACATTTCAATCATGGGTATTCAAATTTCTCAGTGATTCGGGGCTGTAA
- the LOC112893714 gene encoding ATP-dependent Clp protease proteolytic subunit-related protein 4, chloroplastic has translation MEAAAAALSPPRVALDARALFSPPRSLPASPSSQLRLAARPRALAAARPRFLSPHRDPAADGGRSARDVVAMVVPFLRGTAWEQPPPDLASFLYKNRIVYLGMCLVPSVTELMLAEFLYLQYDDAEKPIYLYINSTGTTKNGEKLGYETEALAVYDAMRYVKVPIFTLCVGNAWGEAALLLAAGAKGNRAALPSSTIMIKQPIGRFQGQATDVDIARKEIRNVKIEMIKLLARHIGKPVEEIAQDIRRPKYFSPSEAVDYGIIDKVIYNEKIQEDSGVVSELKRSNLI, from the exons ATGgaggcagccgccgccgccttgtcCCCTCCCCGCGTGGCCCTCGACGCGCGCGCCCTCTTCTCCCCGCCCCGCTCCCTCCCCGCCTCGCCCTCATCccagctccgcctcgccgcacGCCCCCGCGCGCTCGCCGCTGCCAGGCCGCGGTTCCTGAGCCCCCACCGAGACCCCGCCGCCGACGGCGGCCGCAGCGCCAGGGATGTCGTCGCGATG GTGGTGCCGTTCCTGAGGGGGACCGCGTGGGAGCAGCCCCCGCCGGATTTGGCCTCGTTCCTGTACAAGAACCGGATCGTGTACCTGGGGATGTGCCTCGTGCCGTCGGTCACGGAGCTCATGCTCGCTGAGTTCCTCTACCTCCAGTACGATGACGCCGAGAAGCCAATCTACCTGTACATCAACTCCACTGGCACCACCAAG AATGGTGAGAAGTTAGGTTATGAGACAGAAGCTCTTGCAGTATACGATGCTATGAG GTATGTAAAAGTCCCAATTTTCACTCTCTGTGTCGGTAATGCATGGGGAGAAGCTGCTTTGCTCTTAGCTGCTGGTGCTAAAGGTAACCGCGCTGCACTTCCATCATCGACGATAATGATAAAACAG CCAATTGGTCGTTTTCAAGGTCAGGCAACAGATGTTGACATTGCAAGAAAAGAGATCCGGAATGTCAAGATAGAAATG ATTAAGCTGCTGGCAAGGCACATTGGTAAACCAGTAGAAGAGATTGCTCAGGATATCAGACGGCCTAAATACTTTAGCCCCAGTGAAGCTGTGGATTATGGCATCATCGACAAG GTGATATACAACGAGAAAATCCAGGAAGACAGCGGTGTCGTGTCAGAACTCAAAAGATCAAATTTGATATAG
- the LOC112895491 gene encoding NEDD8-activating enzyme E1 catalytic subunit, translating into MASPDAEQAAPTEPARWRDLDMLLSRPGNLVAASFDPSPTLRDLLGSLVEVLVVGAGGLGCELLKDLALSGFKKLHVIDMDTIDVSNLNRQFLFRVQDVGKPKAEVAANRVMERVSGVNIVPHFCRIEDKEIEFYSQFHIIVLGLDSIEARSYINSVACGFLEYDSNDNPLEETVKPMVDGGTEGFKGHARVIIPGTTPCFECNIWLFPPQVKFPLCTLAETPRTAAHCIEYAHLIKWDEVHPGKPFDADDAEHMQWIYSEALKRAELFGISGVTYSLTQGVVKNIIPAIASTNAIISAACALEAFKLISGCSKNVSNYLTYNGLEGTHIKVTEFVRDKDCLVCGPGTLIEMDTSSTLAEFIKMLEEHPKLRISKASVTHEGNNLYMQSPEVLEQMTRPNLSLPMFELLKEVPYATVHATGMAENNGKKVSSLRKLRVAFKGVGASKMDTAESS; encoded by the exons ATGGCCTCCCCAGACGCGGAGCAGGCGGCGCCGACGGAGCCCGCGCGGTGGCGCGACCTGGACATGCTCCTCTCCCGccccgggaacctcgtcgcggCATCCTTCGACCCTAGCCCCACC CTCCGGGACCTGCTGGGGAGCCTCGTGGAGGTGCTGGTGGTGGGCGCGGGCGGGCTCGGCTGCGAGCTCCTCAAGGACCTCGCCCTCTCCGGCTTCAAGAAGCTGCACGTCATCGACATGGACACCATCGACGTCTCCAACCTCAACCGCCAGTTCCTCTTCAG AGTTCAAGATGTGGGGAAGCCCAAGGCTGAAGTGGCGGCGAATAGGGTTATGGAGAGAGTTAGTGGGGTGAACATTGTGCCTCATTTTTGCAGGATCGAAGATAAAGAGATCGAGTTCTACAGTCAGTTTCACATAATTGTCCTCGGTCTGGATTCAATTGAAGCTCGAAGCTATATCAATTCCGTGGCATGTGGCTTCTTGG AGTATGACTCAAATGACAATCCACTCGAGGAGACAGTCAAACCTATGGTAGATGGTGGAACTGAAGGCTTTAAGGGTCATGCAAGGGTCATAATACCTGGAACAACACCTTGCTTCGAATGCAATATATGGCTTTTTCCTCCCCAGGTCAAGTTCCCCTTATGTACCCTCGCCGAGACACCAAGAACTGCAGCTCACTGCATTGAGTATGCTCATTTGATCAAATGGGATGAG GTTCATCCTGGAAAACCTTTTGATGCTGATGATGCAGAGCATATGCAGTGGATTTATTCAGAG GCTTTGAAGAGAGCAGAGCTTTTCGGTATTTCTGGTGTTACATATTCTTTAACTCag GGAGTTGTCAAGAATATAATCCCAGCCATTGCTTCAACGAATGCAATTATATCTGCTGCTTGTGCATTGGAAGCCTTCAAGCTTATTTCTGGGTGCAGCAAAAATGTCTCAAATTACCTCAC GTACAACGGTCTGGAAGGAACTCATATTAAAGTAACTGAGTTTGTCAGAGACAAAGATTGCCTTGTATGTGGGCCTGGTACCCTTATTGAGATGGATACATCATCTACTCTTGCGGAG TTCATCAAGATGCTCGAGGAGCACCCCAAGCTGCGGATATCAAAGGCTAGCGTGACGCACGAAGGCAACAACCTGTACATGCAGTCACCAGAGGTGCTGGAGCAGATGACGCGGCCAAACCTGAGCCTCCCCATGTTCGAGCTCCTCAAGGAGGTCCCGTACGCGACAGTCCACGCCACGGGCATGGCGGAGAACAACGGGAAGAAAGTGTCCTCGCTGAGGAAGCTGCGCGTCGCCTTCAAGGGCGTCGGAGCCTCGAAGATGGACACGGCCGAGAGCTCGTAG
- the LOC112895941 gene encoding uncharacterized protein LOC112895941: MAICVVMLWYKLQENRLSRRYIKYGSLLERDLERERRLNRLYNGTEANCISELRMRKAVFHRICDHLRSRGLLQDSMHVSIEEQLAMFMKFVGHRWTNRSVAFEFLRSGETVSRYFNAVVDALCILSRDVITMRTTETHPKISNSPGRFHPYFKKCIGALDGTHIPASVPLYMQDRFRGRKHYPTQNVLAAVDFDLRFTYVLAGWEGSAHDSYVLQDALSRPSGLKIPEGHYFLADAGYAARPGILPPYRGVRYHLKEFQGTRRPENPRELFNLRHSSLRTTVERSFGTLKNRFKILTSQPFFPLKTQVKIVLACCTLHNLILDEGPDIYVYDDETWFATLPRSNRSHGDMNIDNQLWANMRDQLAQQMWDEWDRN; this comes from the exons ATGGCAATCTGCGTTGTTATGTTATGGTACAAGTTGCAAGAAAATAGATTGTCGAGGAGGTACATCAAATATGGTTCTTTACTAGAAAGAGATTTAGAAAGGGAAAGGCGTCTCAACCGTTTGTATAATGGGACCGAGGCTAATTGTATTAGTGAGTTGCGAATGCGTAAAGCCGTTTTTCATAGGATATGTGACCATTTAAGGTCTCGTGGGTTGTTACAAGATAGTATGCACGTCTCTATTGAAGAGCAGCTTGCTATGTTTATGAAGTTTGTTGGCCATAGATGGACAAATAGGTCGGTGGCCTTTGAATTTTTGCGTTCTGGAGAGACAGTTAGTAGATACTTCAATGCTGTTGTAGATGCTCTATGCATTCTGTCCCGCGACGTCATTACCATGAGAACCACCGAGACACATCCAAAAATATCCAACAGCCCAGGAAGATTTCACCCATACTTTAAG AAATGTATAGGGGCTCTGGATGGCACTCATATCCCAGCATCGGTTCCTCTATATATGCAAGATAGGTTTAGAGGTAGAAAACACTATCCAACACAAAATGTGTTAGCTGCCGTGGACTTTGATCTTAGGTTCACATATGTCTTGGCTGGATGGGAAGGATCAGCTCATGATTCCTATGTGCTACAAGATGCATTGTCACGCCCCTCAGGATTAAAAATTCCAGAAG GTCACTATTTTCTAGCTGATGCTGGTTACGCTGCTAGACCTGGTATATTACCTCCGTATCGAGGTGTTCGGTACCATCTTAAGGAGTTTCAGGGGACTAGGCGACCAGAGAATCCAAGGGAATTGTTCAATCTTCGTCACTCCTCCCTTAGGACAACTGTTGAGCGGTCATTTGGCACACTCAAAAACAGATTTAAGATACTAACAAGTCAGCCATTTTTTCCTCTTAAAACTCAAGTAAAGATAGTATTAGCTTGCTGCACTTTGCATAACCTTATATTAGACGAGGGTCCTGATATTTATGTCTACGATGATGAGACATGGTTTGCAACTCTTCCAAGGAGCAACCGTTCCCATGGTGATATGAATATAGACAACCAGCTGTGGGCAAATATGCGCGATCAGTTAGCCCAACAAATGTGGGATGAATGGGATCGAAATTGA